A region of Rhodamnia argentea isolate NSW1041297 chromosome 9, ASM2092103v1, whole genome shotgun sequence DNA encodes the following proteins:
- the LOC115733687 gene encoding (+)-neomenthol dehydrogenase-like encodes MALPLCWNRKLRASHAFYLFVHTVLQKPLLIPPISDLLRYAVVTGANKGIGFEICRQLASNGIVVVLTSRDEKRGLEAIHKLKDSGLSDYLVFHQLDVSDPSSILALANFVKTQFGKLDILVNNAGVTGAIIDGDALRASGFGKEGAQVNWSEIMTQPYEVAEACIETNYYGAKRMVEAHIDLLQLSDSPRIVNVSSSMGKLERMSNEWARGILSDPENITEEKVEGIMKAFLADSKNGSSKAKGWPAFMPAYSISKAAMNAYTRILTKKYPSIAVNCVCPGFVKTDINFNTGILPVEEGAESPVKLALLPKGGPSGCFFVRKEESEF; translated from the exons ATGGCGTTGCCTCTCTGCTGGAACAGAAAATTGAGAGCCA gtcaTGCATTCTATTTGTTTGTTCATACTGTTCTGCAAAAACCTCTTCTTATCCCTCCCATTTCGGATTTACTTAGGTATGCTGTCGTTACTGGTGCAAACAAGGGAATTGGATTTGAGATATGCAGGCAGCTGGCTTCAAATGGGATTGTGGTGGTGTTAACATCTAGAGATGAGAAAAGAGGGCTTGAAGCAATTCACAAGCTGAAAGACTCGGGTCTGTCTGACTACCTAGTTTTTCATCAGCTTGACGTCTCCGATCCCTCTAGCATTTTAGCCCTTGCAAATTTCGTCAAGACCCAATTCGGAAAGCTGGATAtattg GTGAACAATGCCGGGGTTACTGGAGCCATTATAGATGGTGATGCTTTAAGGGCCTCCGGTTTTGGTAAG GAAGGTGCCCAAGTCAATTGGAGCGAAATCATGACCCAACCTTATGAAGTAGCTGAGGCGTGTATTGAAACAAACTATTACGGGGCCAAACGAATGGTGGAGGCTCATATCGACCTCCTCCAACTATCTGATTCGCCGAGGATAGTGAATGTTTCATCCAGCATGGGGAAGCTTGAG agAATGTCTAATGAATGGGCCAGGGGAATTCTGAGTGATCCCGAGAACATCACGGAAGAGAAAGTGGAGGGGATCATGAAGGCTTTCCTCGCAGACTCCAAGAACGGTTCGTCCAAAGCCAAAGGGTGGCCTGCCTTCATGCCCGCTTACAGCATCTCGAAAGCGGCCATGAATGCTTACACTAGGATTCTCACAAAGAAGTACCCGAGTATCGCTGTCAATTGCGTGTGCCCCGGATTTGTCAAGACGGACATCAACTTCAACACCGGCATCCTGCCGGTTGAGGAAGGTGCCGAAAGCCCAGTGAAGCTGGCACTTCTTCCAAAAGGTGGTCCTTCTGGCTGCTTCTTTGTTAGGAAGGAAGAGTCAGAATTTTGA
- the LOC115733412 gene encoding transcription initiation factor IIA large subunit-like produces MLAHVGRPLSKIPQVDGQTPVPYDEMLSTPKIYNYQGVVNEDYNIASTPAPNDLQTPTLAIGVHNDVGDDEDEDEPPLNENDDDEDDVDEREEVTRTKSRWKCTLEDGIMHINNKDILFSKLMKDDVGRCCFGVPGLPEGLSSHLLLSRQRSLQSKLMLAPLFDPVTTTA; encoded by the exons ATGCTGGCACATGTGGGAAGGCCACTGTCAAAGATACCTCAAGTAGATGGGCAAACTCCTGTTCCTTATGACGAGATGCTTTCTACTCCCAAA ATTTACAATTATCAAGGAGTCGTGAATGAAGATTACAACATTGCTAGTACACCAGCTCCAAATG ACTTACAGACACCTACTCTTGCTATTGGAGTTCATAATGATGTTGGagacgatgaagatgaagatgagccaccgttgaatgaaaatgatgatgatgaggatgatgtaGATGAGAGAGAGGAG GTGACACGGACGAAGAGCAGGTGGAAGTGCACACTTGAGGATGGCATAATGCATATAAACAATAAGGATATCCTTTTCAGTAAG CTGATGAAAGACGATGTCGGGCGCTGCTGTTTCGGAGTTCCCGGGCTGCCTGAAGgcctctcttctcatctcttgcTGTCAAGACAGCGGTCGCTCCAGTCGAAGCTAATGCTTGCCCCCTTGTTCGATCCCGTCACCACGACTGCATAA
- the LOC125316690 gene encoding (+)-neomenthol dehydrogenase-like, whose protein sequence is MKKRGLEAVRKLQDSSSGLSDHVVFHQLEITDPASVSSLANFIKTRFGKLDILVNNAGIGGAVADGETLKASGFGKEGAQINWKEVLTQPYETAELCLETNYFGAKRMVEAHIDLLQLSDSPRIVNVSSSMGKLQRVSNEWARGVLSDAENLTEEKVNGVVKAFLEDFRSGSLEAKGWPAVFAAYIISKAAMNAYTRILAKKYPNIIVNCVCPGFVKTDINFNTGILSVQEGAESPVNLALLPNGGLSGCFFVRKEVSDF, encoded by the exons ATGAAAAAAAGGGGACTTGAAGCGGTTCGGAAGCTCCAGGACTCTTCAAGTGGTCTGTCTGATCACGTTGTTTTTCACCAGCTTGAAATCACTGATCCTGCCAGTGTTTCGTCCCTTGCGAATTTCATCAAGACCCGGTTCGGGAAGCTCGACATTCTG GTGAACAATGCCGGGATTGGCGGAGCCGTTGCAGATGGCGAAACCTTAAAGGCTTCTGGTTTCGGAAAG GAAGGTGCCCAAATCAATTGGAAAGAAGTATTGACCCAACCTTATGAAACAGCTGAATTATGTCTGGAAACAAACTATTTCGGGGCCAAACGAATGGTCGAGGCTCATATTGACCTTCTCCAACTATCCGATTCACCGAGGATAGTGAATGTTTCCTCCAGCATGGGGAAGCTTCAG AGAGTGTCTAATGAATGGGCTAGGGGAGTTCTGAGCGATGCTGAGAACCTCACGGAGGAGAAAGTGAACGGGGTTGTGAAGGCTTTCCTCGAAGACTTCAGGAGCGGTTCTTTGGAAGCCAAAGGCTGGCCTGCAGTCTTTGCTGCTTACATAATCTCGAAAGCAGCCATGAATGCTTACACTAGGATCCTCGCCAAGAAGTACCCAAACATCATTGTGAACTGCGTGTGCCCCGGATTTGTCAAAACGGACATTAACTTCAACACCGGTATCTTGTCGGTCCAGGAAGGCGCTGAAAGTCCTGTGAACTTGGCACTTCTTCCGAATGGCGGTCTGTCTGGTTGCTTCTTTGTGAGGAAGGAAGTGTCAGACTTTTGA
- the LOC115733286 gene encoding NAD-dependent malic enzyme 2, mitochondrial-like isoform X1: MYMLAGNGKVGHVNQANNMYLFPGIGLGTLLSGAHFITDGMLQAAAECLASYKTDEEVQNGILYPSINSIRHITAEVGAAVLQAALAEELAEGHGDIGPRELMHMSKEEKVQYVRRNMWYPIYSPLVHEK, translated from the exons ATGTATATGTTGGCAGGGAACGGAAAAGTCGGTCATGTAAATCAAGCAAATAATATGTACCTTTTCCCTGG AATTGGCCTGGGAACCCTTCTTTCTGGTGCTCATTTTATCACTGATGGAATGTTACAAGCAGCTGCTGAGTG CCTTGCTTCTTATAAGACGGATGAAGAAGTTCAAAATGGCATCCTGTATCCATCTATTAATAG CATTAGGCATATAACAGCAGAAGTTGGGGCTGCTGTTTTACAAGCAGCTCTTGCAGAAGAACTGGCTGAGGGACATGGCGATATTGGGCCGCGAGAACTGATGCACATGTCAAAG GAggaaaaagtgcaatatgtCAGAAGAAACATGTGGTACCCTATCTACAGTCCCCTTGTTCACGAAAAATAG
- the LOC115733286 gene encoding NAD-dependent malic enzyme 2, mitochondrial-like isoform X2 — translation MLQAAAECLASYKTDEEVQNGILYPSINSIRHITAEVGAAVLQAALAEELAEGHGDIGPRELMHMSKEEKVQYVRRNMWYPIYSPLVHEK, via the exons ATGTTACAAGCAGCTGCTGAGTG CCTTGCTTCTTATAAGACGGATGAAGAAGTTCAAAATGGCATCCTGTATCCATCTATTAATAG CATTAGGCATATAACAGCAGAAGTTGGGGCTGCTGTTTTACAAGCAGCTCTTGCAGAAGAACTGGCTGAGGGACATGGCGATATTGGGCCGCGAGAACTGATGCACATGTCAAAG GAggaaaaagtgcaatatgtCAGAAGAAACATGTGGTACCCTATCTACAGTCCCCTTGTTCACGAAAAATAG
- the LOC125316688 gene encoding (+)-neomenthol dehydrogenase-like — MEGSTKRYAVVTGANKGIGFEICRQLASNGIVVVLTSRDEKRGLEAIHKLKDSGLPDYVVFHQLDVSDPSSVLSLANFVKTQFGKLDILVNNAGVPGAIIDGDALRASGFGKEGAQVNWSEIMTQPYEVAEACIETNYYGAKRMVEAHIDLLQLSDSPRIVNVSSSMGKLERMSNEWARGILSDPENIIEDKVEGIMKAFLADSKDGSSEAKGWPAFMPAYSISKAAMNSYTRILSKKHPSIAANCVCPGFVETDINFNTGILPVEEGAESPVKLALLPNGGPSGCFFVRKEESEF, encoded by the exons GTATGCAGTCGTTACTGGTGCAAACAAGGGAATTGGATTTGAAATATGCAGGCAGCTGGCTTCAAATGGGATCGTGGTGGTGTTAACATCTAGAGATGAGAAAAGAGGGCTTGAAGCAATTCACAAGCTGAAAGACTCGGGTCTGCCTGACTACGTAGTTTTTCATCAGCTCGACGTCTCTGATCCCTCTAGCGTTTTATCCCTTGCAAATTTCGTCAAGACCCAATTCGGAAAGCTGGACATATTg GTGAACAATGCCGGGGTTCCCGGAGCCATTATAGATGGGGATGCTTTAAGGGCCTCTGGTTTTGGTAAG GAAGGTGCCCAAGTCAATTGGAGCGAAATCATGACCCAACCTTATGAAGTAGCTGAGGCGTGTATTGAAACAAACTATTACGGGGCCAAACGAATGGTGGAGGCTCATATCGACCTCCTCCAACTATCTGATTCGCCGAGGATAGTAAATGTTTCATCCAGCATGGGGAAGCTTGAG agaaTGTCTAATGAATGGGCCAGGGGAATTCTGAGTGATCCCGAGAACATCATAGAAGACAAAGTGGAGGGAATCATGAAGGCTTTCCTCGCGGACTCCAAGGACGGTTCGTCCGAAGCCAAAGGGTGGCCTGCCTTCATGCCCGCTTACAGCATCTCGAAAGCGGCCATGAATTCTTACACTAGGATTCTCTCAAAGAAGCACCCGAGTATCGCCGCCAATTGCGTGTGCCCCGGATTTGTCGAGACGGACATCAACTTCAACACCGGTATCCTGCCGGTTGAGGAAGGAGCCGAAAGCCCAGTGAAGCTGGCACTTCTTCCAAATGGTGGTCCTTCTGGCTGCTTCTTTGTTAGGAAGGAAGAGTCAGAATTTTGA